A window of the Lactuca sativa cultivar Salinas chromosome 5, Lsat_Salinas_v11, whole genome shotgun sequence genome harbors these coding sequences:
- the LOC111897625 gene encoding lysine-specific demethylase JMJ26 produces the protein MATTMKKNGNLIEANDDGDGGEEQNGGSDSETEVKEGFQKKIGRKRGREENSGNTGTATKSQEKKIKPFVCQKQQAVSIEEERTMTTIVVLSSDDDNESTEEAAEGMVDAQTAFATPDREGNGINEVVNNKEDKNEERKPIRSTRNDGINYAEIFKYDKGRIGTPSSSSRKDGSKPKYYAKNFVSDENGNLVKVPSNMCHQCQRNDKGQVVRCQSCTIKRYCVPCMRRWYPNMTDEMFAERCPVCLDICNCKSCLRDVHPRVKEKIDFKPNDDQKARYSIYILHVLFPFLKRLNEEQTKEKAIESTIQGSSLSNIQLKRAKCSWDERMYCDCCKTSIFDLHRSCPSCHYDLCLQCCLELRDGNLQGNKEEVIIEYEDPGHDYLHGGKPLQAKKAAAAPKDRRKGHNTPKKKQSHEWKSLDDGRIPCPPKSMGGCGSGILELMCIKSLDTVSNLLDKAQNLLKTHKLKEDMRDMPEKWCTCSDFLSRNDSGDKQLRKAASRESSNDNYLYCQRAIDIKAGDLKHFQWHWSKGEPVIVSNVLETTLGLSWEPMVMWRAFRQITNLSHDRLLDVSALNCLDWCEVDINLRSFFKWYTKGQYDEVGWPKILKLKDWPPSSLFDERLPRHDVEFITSLPFKEYTHPRDGYLNLAVKLPEKSCKPDMGPKTYIAYGVHQELGRGDSVTKLHCDMSDVVNVLTHSTTVTPKPKELEKINELKQRHKAQDQRELDIDNTKDATSEQVICLKEQEVGPGGCVDGSDSDLEEGGALWDVFRREDTPKLQEYLKKHFKEFRHAFCLPLQQVIHPIHDQTFYLTMDHKRKLKEEFGIEAWSFVQKLGDAVFIPAGCVHQVRNLRSCIKVALEFVSPENVGECIRLTEDFRLLPQNHKAKEDKLEVKKMALYAVEAAVKDLKYLVAENSQHLEDSHDSPIPQYNECSQFISNLDKIPIIEDLQNSQNSINNARGEMELQLDFENVQTLQNTENVAGGKVKLQRDSENIQTSQNTENVSTGEVGLQINCENLQTSPNIENDVRGNVGIQIDSENVQTSQHTENSTRRKLGLQMDHESTPSCSEHEVGDEESGGNTKRSRNSEEGDQSVHSTPEVPNSRDTSKINGEGKVSQPSSNPNEFVAQLQAMRVTSKEGDYSLHSNPETPNSGGSTAHPPTSGDASKIKGKAKVSQSSSSPNEIVAELRAMRVTRDNEVELMRKRLELEQKREERKNKKMYHMHLNALLMKDHLSPEDEDIKRRLLAMLCG, from the exons ATGGCGACAACGATGAAGAAGAACGGAAATCTTATTGAGGCTAACGACGATGGTGATGGAGGCGAAGAACAAAATGGGGGTTCTGATTCTGAAACAGAGGTGAAAGAGGGCTTTCAGAAGAAGATAGGCAGGAAAAGAGGTCGGGAAGAGAACAGCGGGAACACCGGTACTGCTactaaatctcaagaaaagaagATCAAACCATTTGTTTGTCAGAAACAGCAGGCTGTTTCTATAGAAGAAGAAAGGACAATGACGACGATTGTTGTCTTGTCAAGTGATGATGATAACGAGTCAACAGAAGAAGCAGCAGAAGGTATGGTTGATGCTCAAACTGCTTTTGCTACTCCTGATCGAGAGGGAAACGGTATTAACGAAGTAGTAAACAACAAAGAGGACAAAAATGAGGAACGGAAGCCCATCAGAAGTACTAGGAATGATGGTATTAATTATGCTGAGATTTTCAAATACGATAAGGGAAGAATCGGTACACCTTCCAGCTCAAGTAGGAAGGATGGTTCAAAGCCAAAGTATTATGCCAAGAACTTTGTTTCTGATGAAAAT GGAAATCTAGTTAAAGTACCTTCAAACATGTGCCATCAGTGTCAAAGGAACGACAAGGGACAAGTTGTAAGGTGCCAGAGCTGCACTATAAAACGTTACTGTGTGCCTTGCATGAGAAGATG GTATCCTAACATGACAGATGAGATGTTTGCTGAGCGTTGCCCTGTTTGCTTAGACATTTGCAACTGTAAATCTTGCTTGCGTGATGTGCACCCTAGA GTCAAAGAGAAGATTGATTTTAAACCTAATGATGATCAAAAAGCTCGATATTCTATTTATATTCTGCATGTGCTTTTTCCATTCTTGAAGCGTCTCAACGAGGAGCAAACAAAGGAGAAAGCAATAGAGTCTACAATTCAAG GCTCTTCTTTATCTAACATACAGTTGAAGAGGGCAAAGTGCAGCTGGGATGAGCGCATGTATTG CGACTGCTGTAAAACTTCAATTTTTGATTTGCATAGAAGCTGTCCTTCTTGTCATTATGATCTTTGCCTTCAATGTTGCTTGGAATTGCGAGATGGCAACCTTCAAGGAAACAAGGAAGAAGTTATCATTGAATATGAAGATCCAGGTCATGATTACTTACATGGGGGGAAGCCCCTTCAAGCTAAGAAGGCTGCCGCAGCCCCCAAGGACAGAAGGAAGGGACATAATACTCCAAAGAAAAAGCAAAGTCATGAATGGAAGTCTCTGGATGATGGCAGAATTCCTTGTCCTCCAAAAAGTATGGGTGGTTGTGGTAGTGGGATTTTAGAGTTGATGTGCATAAAGTCCCTTGACACTGTTTCAAATTTGTTGGACAAAGCGCAAAATCTCTTGAAGACGCACAAACTGAAGGAAGATATGAGGGATATGCCTGAGAAATGGTGCACATGTTCAGATTTTTTGAGCAGAAATGATAGTGGTGATAAGCAGTTACGTAAAGCTGCTTCACGTGAAAGTTCTAATGACAATTACTTGTATTGTCAGCGTGCAATAGACATTAAAGCTGGAGATTTGAAGCATTTCCAGTGGCATTGGTCAAAAGGGGAGCCAGTAATAGTCAGCAATGTTCTAGAAACTACACTTGGGTTGAGTTGGGAACCCATGGTCATGTGGCGTGCTTTTCGCCAGATTACAAATCTCAGTCATGATCGGCTCTTGGATGTGTCCGCTCTTAATTGTTTAGATTGGTGTGAG GTTGATATAAATCTTCGTAGCTTTTTTAAATGGTATACAAAAGGTCAATATGATGAAGTCGGGTGGCCTAAGATCCTAAAGTTGAAAGATTGGCCCCCATCAAGTTTATTTGATGAAAGGTTGCCACGTCATGACGTTGAATTCATCACTTCTCTACCCTTTAAAGAATATACACATCCTCGTGATGGCTACCTTAATCTTGCAGTGAAGTTGCCTGAAAAATCTTGTAAGCCAGACATGGGCCCTAAAACTTATATAGCTTATGGTGTTCATCAAGAATTGGGACGTGGTGACTCAGTAACTAAACTTCATTGCGACATGTCTGATGTG GTGAATGTGTTGACTCATTCTACAACTGTGACTCCCAAACCTAAAGAGCTTGAAAAGATAAATGAATTGAAACAGCGTCACAAAGCTCAGGATCAGAGGGAACTTGACATTGATAACACGAAAGATGCTACTTCTGAGCAAGTTATTTGCTTGAAGGAACAAGAAGTGGGACCTG GTGGTTGTGTGGATGGATCTGATTCTGATCTGGAAGAGGGAGGTGCTTTGTGGGATGTGTTTAGGAGGGAAGATACTCCTAAACTCCAGGAATATCTCAAAAAACACTTCAAAGAGTTTAGACATGCCTTTTGTCTTCCACTGCAGCAG GTTATCCACCCAATTCATGACCAAACATTTTACTTAACCATGGACCATAAAAGGAAGCTCAAAGAAGAGTTTG GAATTGAAGCATGGAGTTTTGTCCAAAAGCTTGGGGATGCTGTCTTTATACCTGCTGGTTGCGTCCATCAAGTTAGAAATTTAAGG TCATGTATAAAAGTTGCATTGGAATTTGTTTCTCCTGAAAACGTTGGTGAATGCATCCGGTTAACTGAAGATTTCCGCCTTCTCCCCCAAAATCACAAGGCAAAAGAAGACAAATTGGAG GTGAAGAAAATGGCACTCTATGCAGTGGAGGCAGCTGTGAAGGACTTGAAGTATTTAGTTGCCGA GAACTCTCAACATCTTGAAGACTCCCATGATTCTCCAATCCCACAATACAATGAATGTTCTCAGTTTATTTCGAATCTTGATAAAATTCCAATCATTGAAGATCTCCAAAACTCGCAAAATTCTATAAACAATGCTAGAGGCGAAATGGAACTACAGCTAGATTTTGAAAATGTCCAAACCTTGCAAAATACTGAAAATGTTGCTGGAGGCAAAGTGAAACTACAAAGAGATTCTGAAAATATCCAAACCTCGCAAAATACTGAAAATGTTTCTACAGGCGAAGTGGGATTACAAATAAATTGTGAAAATCTCCAAACCTCACCCAATATTGAAAACGATGTTAGAGGCAATGTGGGAATACAGATAGATTCAGAAAATGTTCAAACCTCGCAACATACTGAAAACTCTACTAGACGCAAACTGGGATTACAGATGGATCACGAGTCAACACCTTCCTGTTCAGAACATGAAGTGGGTGATGAAGAAAGTGGTGGAAACACAAAAAGATCAAGGAATAGTGAAGAGGGGGATCAATCTGTCCACTCCACCCCAGAAGTGCCAAATAGTAGAGACACGTCTAAGATAAATGGAGAAGGTAAAGTATCACAACCTTCTTCCAACCCTAATGAATTTGTTGCACAACTTCAAGCAATGAGGGTTACTAGTAAAGAAGGGGACTATTCTCTCCACTCCAACCCAGAAACGCCAAATAGTGGTGGTTCAACGGCTCACCCTCCTACGAGTGGAGATGCATCTAAAATTAAAGGAAAAGCTAAGGTTTCACAGTCTTCTTCGTCTCCTAATGAAATTGTTGCAGAACTTCGTGCCATGAGGGTTACCAGAGACAATGAAGTTGAACTCATGAGAAAAAGACTCGAGTTGGAGCAaaaaagggaagaaaggaagaatAAGAAGATGTATCACATGCATCTCAATGCATTGTTGATGAAAGACCACTTATCGCCAGAAGATGAAGACATTAAACGCCGTCTCTTGGCGATGTTGTGTGGATAG